A stretch of Lysinibacillus agricola DNA encodes these proteins:
- the glyA gene encoding serine hydroxymethyltransferase, producing the protein MAYEKLAVQDKAVLDGILAEKKRQQANIELIASENFVSEAVMEAQGSVLTNKYAEGYPGKRYYGGCEHVDVVEDIARDRVKEIFGAEYANVQPHSGAQANMAVYHTILEPGDTVLGMNLSHGGHLTHGSPVNFSGILYNFVEYGVTKDTQVIDYEDVRQKALEHKPKLIVAGASAYPREIDFAKFREIADEVGAYFMVDMAHIAGLVAAGEHQSPVPYADFVTSTTHKTLRGPRGGLILASKEWEQKLNKSVFPGIQGGPLMHVIAAKAVAFGETLQPEFKDYAKQIKANAKALAEVLIAEGVEIVSGGTDNHLLLLNVKSLGLTGKVAEHALDEVGITTNKNTIPYDTESPFVTSGIRIGTPAVTSRGFKEEDMKEVGAIIAAVLKNPEDEAVKAEAKARVKALTDNHPLYA; encoded by the coding sequence ATGGCATACGAAAAATTAGCAGTACAAGACAAAGCAGTATTAGACGGAATTCTTGCAGAAAAAAAACGTCAACAAGCAAATATCGAGTTAATCGCATCAGAAAACTTTGTATCTGAAGCGGTAATGGAAGCACAAGGTTCTGTTCTAACAAATAAATATGCTGAAGGTTATCCAGGTAAACGCTACTATGGCGGTTGTGAACACGTAGATGTTGTGGAAGATATCGCACGTGATCGTGTGAAAGAAATCTTTGGCGCAGAATATGCAAACGTACAACCACACTCTGGTGCACAAGCAAACATGGCTGTATACCACACAATTTTAGAACCAGGTGATACTGTTCTTGGTATGAATCTTTCTCATGGTGGTCACTTAACACATGGATCTCCTGTAAACTTCTCAGGTATTCTATATAATTTCGTTGAATATGGGGTAACAAAAGATACTCAAGTAATCGATTATGAAGATGTACGCCAAAAAGCATTAGAGCATAAGCCAAAACTAATTGTTGCAGGAGCATCTGCATACCCACGTGAAATCGATTTCGCTAAATTCCGTGAAATCGCTGATGAAGTAGGAGCATACTTCATGGTGGATATGGCACATATCGCTGGTCTTGTAGCTGCTGGCGAACATCAATCACCAGTGCCATACGCTGATTTTGTGACATCTACAACACATAAAACATTACGTGGCCCACGTGGTGGCTTAATCCTTGCTTCAAAAGAATGGGAGCAAAAGCTAAACAAATCTGTATTCCCAGGTATCCAAGGTGGACCATTAATGCACGTGATCGCTGCAAAAGCTGTAGCATTCGGTGAAACATTACAGCCAGAATTCAAAGACTATGCAAAACAAATTAAAGCTAATGCTAAAGCTTTAGCAGAAGTATTAATTGCTGAAGGTGTTGAAATTGTATCTGGTGGTACTGATAACCACTTGTTACTTCTTAATGTGAAATCTCTTGGTTTAACAGGTAAAGTTGCAGAGCACGCACTTGATGAAGTAGGTATTACAACAAATAAAAATACAATCCCTTATGATACAGAATCTCCATTCGTAACTTCTGGTATCCGTATTGGTACACCAGCTGTGACATCTCGTGGCTTCAAAGAGGAGGACATGAAAGAAGTTGGTGCAATTATTGCAGCAGTTCTTAAAAACCCAGAGGATGAAGCGGTCAAAGCTGAAGCAAAAGCTCGCGTAAAAGCTTTAACTGACAACCATCCATTATACGCATAA
- the upp gene encoding uracil phosphoribosyltransferase has product MSKVYVFDHPLIQHKLTYIRDKNTGTKEFRELVDEVATLMAFEITRDMPVEEIEVETPVTVAKTKVLSGKKIAIVPILRAGIGMVDGVLKLIPAAKVGHIGLYRDPETLKPVEYYAKLPADVEERDFIIVDPMLATGGSAVEAINSLKKRGAKSIKFMCLIAAPEGVKVIQEEHPDVDIYIAALDEKLDDHGYIVPGLGDAGDRLFGTK; this is encoded by the coding sequence TTGAGCAAAGTATATGTATTTGATCATCCACTAATCCAACACAAGTTAACTTATATTCGTGACAAGAATACAGGAACAAAAGAATTCCGTGAGCTAGTAGACGAAGTTGCAACATTAATGGCATTTGAAATTACTCGTGATATGCCAGTAGAAGAAATTGAAGTTGAAACACCTGTTACAGTTGCGAAGACAAAAGTACTTTCTGGTAAGAAAATTGCGATTGTACCGATTTTACGTGCAGGTATTGGTATGGTAGATGGCGTATTAAAACTAATTCCAGCTGCAAAGGTTGGTCATATTGGTCTTTATCGTGATCCAGAAACTTTAAAACCTGTAGAGTACTATGCAAAACTTCCTGCAGATGTTGAAGAACGTGATTTCATCATTGTAGACCCGATGCTTGCAACTGGTGGTTCAGCAGTGGAAGCGATCAACTCACTAAAAAAACGTGGTGCGAAAAGCATTAAATTCATGTGCTTAATTGCTGCGCCAGAGGGTGTAAAAGTTATTCAAGAAGAGCATCCGGATGTAGATATTTATATTGCTGCACTTGATGAAAAATTAGATGACCATGGCTATATTGTACCTGGTTTGGGTGATGCAGGAGACCGTCTATTCGGTACGAAATAA
- the wecB gene encoding non-hydrolyzing UDP-N-acetylglucosamine 2-epimerase, translating into MMKKWKVMTIFGTRPEAIKMAPLVLELQKHPEQIESIVTVTAQHRQMLDQVLETFKITPDYDLNIMKDRQTLIDVTTNALQGLDKVMKEAKPDIVLVHGDTATTFIASLAAFYNQIAIGHVEAGLRTWNKYSPYPEEMNRQLTGVMADLHFAPTEVSKKNLLDENKNPGTIFVTGNTAIDALATTVSEHYSHPVLEKIGTDRMILLTAHRRENLGEPMRHMFRAITRILAEHEDVQVVYPVHMNPAVREIANEILGDHKRVHLIEPLEVFDFHNFAANSYMILTDSGGVQEEAPSLGKPVLVLRDTTERPEGIAAGTLKLAGTEEETIYSLAKQLIEDKNAYEAMAKASNPYGDGHASERIVKALLEFLQKSK; encoded by the coding sequence TTGATGAAAAAATGGAAAGTAATGACGATTTTCGGTACGAGACCAGAGGCTATTAAGATGGCTCCACTTGTATTGGAATTACAAAAACATCCTGAGCAAATAGAATCGATTGTGACGGTAACAGCCCAACATCGCCAAATGCTCGATCAAGTATTAGAAACATTTAAAATTACACCAGACTACGATTTAAATATTATGAAGGATCGTCAAACATTAATTGACGTGACAACTAATGCATTACAAGGCTTAGACAAAGTCATGAAAGAAGCAAAGCCAGATATTGTTTTAGTACATGGCGATACAGCAACAACTTTCATTGCAAGCTTAGCTGCCTTTTATAATCAAATTGCTATCGGACATGTGGAAGCAGGTCTTCGTACGTGGAATAAGTATTCCCCATACCCAGAGGAAATGAATCGCCAGTTAACAGGTGTCATGGCCGACCTTCATTTCGCACCGACAGAAGTATCAAAGAAAAATCTTTTAGATGAAAATAAAAACCCTGGAACTATTTTTGTAACTGGTAATACAGCTATTGACGCATTAGCTACAACAGTAAGTGAACATTATTCACATCCTGTATTAGAAAAAATAGGTACAGATCGTATGATTTTATTAACAGCGCATCGTCGTGAAAATCTAGGTGAACCAATGCGTCATATGTTCCGAGCGATTACTAGAATTTTAGCAGAGCATGAGGATGTGCAAGTTGTTTACCCAGTGCATATGAACCCAGCAGTACGAGAAATTGCTAATGAAATTTTAGGAGATCACAAGCGTGTACATTTAATTGAACCCCTTGAAGTCTTCGATTTCCATAACTTTGCGGCAAATTCCTATATGATTTTAACTGATTCTGGTGGCGTTCAAGAAGAGGCACCTTCATTAGGCAAACCAGTTCTAGTGCTTAGAGATACAACAGAGCGTCCTGAAGGTATTGCGGCAGGGACTTTAAAGTTGGCAGGGACGGAAGAAGAAACTATCTATTCTCTAGCAAAACAATTAATAGAAGATAAAAATGCCTATGAAGCAATGGCGAAAGCATCAAATCCTTATGGTGATGGGCATGCTTCTGAGCGTATTGTAAAGGCACTTCTAGAATTTTTACAAAAAAGCAAGTAA
- a CDS encoding ATP synthase subunit I, whose product MLDLHHIFAVQKRALFFLLALCALGWGFTPYQTVFAGIAIGAFFGTYNFWILVRRMEKFDRSISEGKKIGSLGTALRFASGVAAVALAISLPNYFHLISTVIGLMLPYVFLFVERIVSHVRNH is encoded by the coding sequence ATGCTAGATTTGCATCACATTTTTGCTGTGCAGAAAAGAGCGTTATTTTTTTTGCTCGCACTCTGTGCATTAGGCTGGGGATTTACGCCCTATCAGACGGTTTTTGCGGGCATCGCAATCGGTGCATTCTTTGGTACGTATAATTTTTGGATTTTAGTTCGCCGTATGGAGAAGTTTGATCGATCCATTAGTGAAGGGAAGAAGATAGGCTCGCTTGGTACAGCGCTTCGCTTTGCATCAGGTGTAGCGGCAGTCGCTCTAGCCATTTCGTTGCCAAACTATTTTCACTTAATTAGCACGGTCATAGGGCTAATGCTTCCGTACGTTTTTCTCTTTGTCGAGAGAATTGTGTCACATGTAAGGAACCACTAA
- the atpB gene encoding F0F1 ATP synthase subunit A → MNHEAPLKEVDFGLFTLTFNLSTVMMLLVAALIVFLIAFISTRSLKLKPTGMQNFMEWIMDFVKNIIKSNMDWKTGGRFHILGITLIMFIAVSNLLGLPFSIVYDHTLWWKSPTADPTVTMTLAAMILVLTQYYGIKMKGTGHYVGTFFKPMSFMFPLKIVEEFANTLTLGLRLYGNIYAGEILLGLLAGLASSGAIGFIGAIVPTMAWQGFSMFIGFIQAFIFTMLTMVYMAHKVSDDH, encoded by the coding sequence ATGAATCATGAAGCTCCATTAAAAGAGGTTGATTTTGGTTTGTTTACACTAACGTTCAACCTTTCAACTGTTATGATGTTACTAGTTGCGGCCTTAATCGTTTTCTTAATCGCATTTATCTCAACTAGAAGTCTAAAGTTGAAACCTACTGGTATGCAAAACTTTATGGAATGGATTATGGATTTCGTAAAGAACATCATCAAAAGCAACATGGACTGGAAAACTGGTGGACGATTCCACATTTTAGGTATCACGCTTATTATGTTCATCGCTGTATCTAACTTATTAGGTCTTCCATTCTCTATCGTCTATGACCACACACTTTGGTGGAAATCTCCTACAGCTGACCCAACTGTTACAATGACGCTTGCAGCAATGATTTTAGTCTTAACTCAATACTATGGTATTAAAATGAAGGGTACAGGCCATTATGTTGGTACATTCTTCAAGCCAATGTCATTCATGTTCCCACTAAAAATCGTAGAAGAGTTTGCCAACACTTTAACATTAGGTCTTCGTCTTTACGGTAACATTTATGCGGGTGAGATTTTACTTGGCTTACTTGCAGGTTTAGCATCATCTGGTGCTATTGGATTCATCGGAGCAATTGTTCCTACGATGGCATGGCAAGGTTTCTCTATGTTCATCGGCTTTATCCAAGCCTTTATCTTCACAATGTTAACAATGGTTTACATGGCTCATAAAGTGAGCGATGACCATTAA
- the atpE gene encoding F0F1 ATP synthase subunit C — translation MTGSLGLLAAAIAIGLGALGAGIGNGLIVSKTVEGIARQPEARGVLQTTMFIGVALVEALPIIAVVVAFIVMNK, via the coding sequence ATGACAGGTTCATTAGGTTTATTAGCAGCAGCAATCGCAATCGGTTTAGGTGCACTTGGTGCAGGTATTGGTAACGGTCTTATCGTTTCAAAAACAGTAGAAGGTATCGCTCGCCAACCAGAAGCTCGTGGCGTTCTTCAAACTACAATGTTCATCGGGGTTGCATTAGTTGAAGCCCTACCGATCATCGCAGTAGTAGTAGCATTCATCGTAATGAACAAATAA
- the atpF gene encoding F0F1 ATP synthase subunit B, with amino-acid sequence MFLDYLVLGAGTGEGFNNGDIASTLIIFLVLMFLLKKFAWGPLMGIMQQREELVASEIEAAEKARKDSHKFLEEQKSLLKEARTEAQSIVEGAKKQGEVQKEEILTAARNEANRLKESALREIESEKEKAIAAVRDEVVSLSVLAASKVLSKEISEADNRALIEETIAKAGEAR; translated from the coding sequence GTGTTTTTAGATTATCTTGTACTAGGTGCAGGCACTGGTGAAGGTTTCAATAATGGTGATATCGCCTCAACATTAATCATTTTCTTAGTGTTAATGTTTTTACTTAAAAAGTTCGCTTGGGGTCCACTTATGGGCATCATGCAACAACGTGAAGAATTAGTAGCTAGTGAAATCGAAGCAGCTGAAAAAGCGCGCAAAGATTCGCACAAATTTTTAGAAGAACAAAAGAGCCTTCTTAAAGAAGCTCGTACGGAAGCACAATCGATTGTTGAAGGCGCTAAGAAGCAAGGCGAAGTGCAAAAAGAAGAAATTCTTACTGCAGCTCGCAATGAAGCGAACCGCTTAAAAGAATCGGCTTTACGTGAAATTGAGTCTGAAAAAGAAAAAGCTATTGCAGCTGTACGTGATGAAGTCGTTTCATTATCAGTACTTGCAGCATCTAAAGTCCTTAGCAAAGAGATTTCTGAGGCAGACAACCGTGCTCTAATTGAAGAGACGATTGCGAAGGCAGGGGAAGCTCGATGA
- a CDS encoding F0F1 ATP synthase subunit delta — protein sequence MSNSTVAKRYAQALFELAQQKNILAEVGADLNELTKVVKESPDFLTLLNAPKFSIERKKQMVAEIFASATPDVLHTVQLLVEKKRVNEVKLIANAYAELAAQAQGTADATVFSTRALSAEESANISTTFAKLVGKQSLNITNEIDPSLLGGIRVQIGNHIYDSSVANKLERLKRELIG from the coding sequence ATGAGTAATTCAACTGTAGCAAAACGTTACGCACAAGCGCTTTTTGAACTAGCGCAACAAAAAAACATTCTTGCTGAAGTTGGAGCAGACTTAAACGAGCTAACAAAAGTAGTCAAAGAATCTCCTGATTTTTTAACACTTTTAAATGCTCCTAAGTTCTCTATCGAACGTAAGAAACAAATGGTAGCTGAAATCTTTGCAAGTGCAACTCCAGATGTTTTACACACAGTTCAACTACTTGTTGAGAAAAAACGTGTAAACGAAGTGAAGCTTATTGCGAACGCATATGCTGAGCTTGCTGCACAGGCACAAGGTACTGCAGATGCAACAGTATTCTCTACTCGTGCACTTTCTGCTGAAGAAAGCGCTAATATTTCTACAACATTTGCGAAACTTGTAGGGAAACAATCATTAAACATTACAAACGAAATTGATCCATCACTTCTTGGTGGTATTCGTGTTCAAATCGGTAATCATATTTATGATAGCTCAGTAGCGAACAAGCTTGAGCGCCTAAAACGTGAATTAATCGGTTAA
- the atpA gene encoding F0F1 ATP synthase subunit alpha, which yields MGIKAEEISSLIKQQIENYESELKVSEVGTVIRIGDGIALAHGLDNAMAGELLEFSNGVMGMAQNLEEGNVGIVILGPYADIKEGDEVRRTGRIMEVPVGEELIGRVVNPLGQPVDGQGPINTTKSRPIESPAFGVMARKSVHEPLQTGIKAIDALVPIGRGQRELIIGDRQTGKTSVAIDTILNQTGENMICIYVAIGQKESTVRGVVETLRKHGALDYTIVVTAAASQPAPLLYLAPFAGVSMAEEFMLQGKHVLIVYDDLSKQASAYRELSLLLRRPPGREAYPGDVFYLHSRLLERAAKLNETYQNGSITALPFVETQAGDISAYIPTNVISITDGQIFLQSDLFNSGVRPAINAGLSVSRVGGSAQIKAMKKVAGTLRLDLAAFRELESFAQFGSDLDKITLAKLERGKRTVEVLKQDLNKPLKVEKQVAILYALTKGHLDDIPVQDIVRFEGEFLSWLETNHTNVLDHVRTTKELAPDADYVAALTEFKKTFAKSE from the coding sequence ATGGGCATCAAGGCTGAAGAAATCAGCAGTCTGATTAAACAACAGATTGAGAATTATGAGTCTGAACTTAAAGTAAGCGAAGTTGGTACAGTTATCCGTATTGGTGACGGTATCGCACTTGCTCATGGCCTCGACAACGCCATGGCTGGAGAGCTTCTAGAGTTCTCTAACGGTGTTATGGGTATGGCTCAAAACCTAGAAGAAGGTAACGTTGGTATCGTAATCTTAGGTCCATACGCTGACATCAAAGAAGGCGATGAAGTTCGTCGTACAGGTCGTATCATGGAAGTACCAGTTGGTGAAGAACTAATTGGCCGTGTTGTAAACCCACTTGGTCAACCAGTGGATGGACAAGGTCCAATCAACACAACAAAATCTCGTCCAATCGAAAGTCCAGCTTTCGGTGTAATGGCTCGTAAATCAGTACACGAACCACTACAAACTGGTATCAAAGCGATTGACGCTTTAGTACCAATCGGTCGTGGTCAACGTGAGTTAATCATTGGTGACCGTCAAACTGGTAAAACATCTGTAGCAATCGATACAATCTTAAACCAAACTGGTGAAAATATGATTTGTATCTATGTTGCTATCGGTCAAAAAGAATCAACTGTACGTGGTGTAGTTGAAACGTTACGTAAGCACGGTGCACTAGATTATACAATCGTTGTAACTGCTGCTGCGTCTCAACCAGCTCCATTACTATATTTAGCACCATTTGCTGGTGTTTCTATGGCAGAAGAATTCATGTTACAAGGTAAGCACGTATTAATCGTGTATGATGATCTTTCTAAACAAGCATCAGCTTACCGTGAACTTTCACTTCTTCTACGCCGTCCTCCAGGTCGTGAAGCATACCCTGGTGACGTTTTCTACTTACACAGCCGCTTACTTGAACGTGCTGCGAAGTTGAATGAAACATATCAAAATGGTTCTATTACAGCTCTTCCATTCGTTGAGACACAAGCTGGGGATATCTCTGCATACATCCCAACTAACGTAATCTCAATTACGGATGGTCAAATATTCTTACAATCTGACTTATTCAACTCAGGTGTACGTCCAGCGATTAACGCGGGTCTTTCTGTATCACGTGTAGGTGGATCTGCTCAAATTAAAGCGATGAAAAAAGTTGCGGGTACACTACGTCTTGACTTAGCTGCATTCCGTGAACTTGAATCATTTGCTCAATTCGGTTCTGATTTAGATAAAATCACACTGGCTAAACTTGAGCGTGGTAAACGTACGGTTGAAGTTCTTAAACAAGACCTAAACAAACCACTTAAAGTTGAAAAACAAGTTGCCATCCTTTATGCATTAACTAAAGGTCACTTAGATGATATTCCAGTACAAGATATCGTTCGCTTTGAAGGTGAATTCTTAAGCTGGTTAGAAACAAACCACACAAACGTTTTAGATCACGTTCGTACTACAAAAGAGCTTGCTCCTGATGCGGATTACGTAGCAGCTTTAACTGAGTTCAAAAAAACTTTCGCTAAATCAGAATAA
- the atpG gene encoding ATP synthase F1 subunit gamma, with product MVNLREIKGRINSTKSTKQITKAMQMVSSSKLRRAEQNAKAYVPYMEKIQDVVGAIASGTKDSGHPMLTARPVKKTAYLVIGSDRGLAGAYNSSILRQVQRTIDERHKSKDEYVILAVGRVVRDYFVKRDHNVISDVVGLPDQPTFADIKEIARNAVGMFIDGTYDELYMYYNHFVSAIASEVTEKKLLPLTDLAPVSSNASYEFEPSGEAILEVLLPQYAESLVYGALLDGKASEHASRMTAMKNATDNASDLISDLSLQYNRARQAAITQEITEIVGGAAALE from the coding sequence GTGGTAAACTTACGCGAAATAAAAGGTCGTATTAATTCTACAAAGAGTACGAAACAAATTACGAAAGCGATGCAGATGGTTTCTTCTTCAAAGTTACGTCGTGCAGAGCAAAACGCTAAAGCGTACGTTCCTTACATGGAAAAAATTCAGGACGTAGTAGGCGCGATCGCTTCAGGTACAAAAGACAGTGGACACCCAATGTTAACTGCTCGTCCTGTTAAGAAAACAGCTTACTTAGTCATTGGTTCTGACCGTGGTCTTGCAGGTGCTTACAACTCAAGTATCCTTCGTCAAGTACAACGTACAATTGATGAGCGTCATAAATCTAAAGACGAATACGTGATTTTAGCAGTAGGTCGTGTTGTTCGTGACTACTTTGTGAAACGTGATCATAATGTCATCAGCGATGTTGTCGGTCTACCGGATCAACCTACATTTGCTGATATTAAAGAAATCGCTCGTAATGCTGTTGGTATGTTCATTGACGGTACGTATGATGAACTTTATATGTACTACAATCACTTTGTCAGCGCTATTGCTAGCGAAGTGACAGAGAAAAAACTTCTTCCATTAACGGATCTTGCACCTGTTAGCAGTAATGCTTCTTACGAATTCGAGCCATCTGGTGAAGCAATTCTTGAAGTGTTACTTCCACAATACGCGGAAAGCTTAGTTTACGGCGCATTATTAGATGGAAAAGCAAGTGAACATGCTTCTCGTATGACGGCTATGAAAAATGCAACTGATAACGCATCTGATCTTATTTCAGACCTTTCATTGCAATATAACCGTGCGCGTCAAGCGGCGATTACACAAGAAATTACAGAAATCGTTGGTGGAGCTGCAGCCTTAGAATAG
- the atpD gene encoding F0F1 ATP synthase subunit beta yields MNKGHVIQVMGPVVDVKFNNGQLPAIYNSLTVKIERPNEEPTILALEVALHLGDDSVRTIAMSSTDGLQRGAEVTDSGKAISVPVGEVTLGRVFNVLGEVIDLGEEIPADVRRDSIHREAPSFDELSTTVEILETGIKVVDLLAPYIKGGKIGLFGGAGVGKTVLIQELINNIAQEHSGISVFAGVGERTREGNDLFFEMSDSGVIKQTAMVFGQMNEPPGARMRVALTGLTMAEYFRDEQGADVLLFIDNIFRFTQAGSEVSALLGRMPSAVGYQPTLATEMGKLQERITSTNKGSVTSIQAIYVPADDYTDPAPATTFAHLDATTNLERKLSEMGIYPAVDPLASTSRALSPEIVGAEHYAIATGVQRTIQRYRELQDIIAILGMDELSDDDKQTVERARRIQFFLSQNFHVAEQFTGQKGSYVPVKETVRSFKEILDGKWDHLPEDAFRLVGSIDEVVEKAKSMGVEV; encoded by the coding sequence ATGAATAAAGGACATGTTATTCAAGTAATGGGTCCAGTTGTTGACGTAAAATTTAACAATGGCCAATTACCAGCAATCTATAACTCACTAACAGTTAAGATTGAACGTCCTAATGAAGAACCAACAATTCTTGCATTAGAAGTTGCTCTTCATTTAGGTGATGATTCTGTTCGTACAATTGCAATGTCATCTACTGATGGCTTACAACGTGGAGCAGAAGTAACAGACTCAGGAAAAGCTATCTCAGTACCAGTTGGTGAAGTTACTTTAGGTCGTGTATTCAACGTACTTGGAGAAGTAATCGACTTAGGTGAAGAGATTCCAGCTGACGTTCGTCGTGATTCTATTCACCGCGAAGCACCATCTTTCGATGAACTTTCAACTACAGTTGAAATTCTTGAAACAGGTATCAAAGTTGTAGACTTATTAGCACCATATATCAAAGGTGGTAAAATCGGTCTATTCGGTGGTGCCGGTGTAGGTAAAACAGTATTAATCCAAGAATTAATCAATAACATCGCACAAGAGCACTCAGGTATCTCTGTATTCGCTGGTGTAGGTGAGCGTACTCGTGAAGGGAACGACTTATTCTTCGAGATGAGCGATTCAGGCGTTATCAAGCAAACAGCGATGGTATTCGGTCAAATGAACGAACCACCAGGTGCACGTATGCGTGTAGCTTTAACTGGTCTTACAATGGCAGAATACTTCCGTGATGAGCAAGGTGCTGACGTACTTTTATTCATCGACAATATCTTCCGTTTCACACAAGCAGGTTCTGAGGTTTCTGCCCTATTAGGTCGTATGCCTTCTGCGGTAGGTTACCAACCAACACTTGCAACTGAAATGGGTAAATTACAAGAACGTATCACATCTACTAACAAAGGTTCTGTAACTTCTATTCAAGCGATCTATGTACCAGCCGATGACTATACTGACCCGGCTCCGGCTACAACTTTCGCCCATTTAGATGCAACTACTAACCTTGAGCGTAAATTATCAGAAATGGGTATCTACCCTGCGGTTGACCCATTAGCTTCGACTTCTCGTGCTTTATCACCAGAAATCGTAGGCGCTGAACACTACGCAATCGCTACTGGTGTACAACGTACAATCCAACGTTACCGTGAATTACAAGATATCATTGCTATCTTAGGTATGGATGAATTATCTGATGATGATAAACAAACAGTAGAACGTGCTCGTCGTATTCAATTCTTCTTATCTCAAAACTTCCACGTTGCGGAACAATTTACTGGTCAAAAAGGTTCTTATGTACCTGTTAAAGAAACTGTTCGCTCATTCAAGGAAATCCTTGATGGCAAATGGGATCACCTACCAGAAGATGCTTTCCGTCTAGTTGGTTCTATTGATGAAGTAGTTGAAAAAGCGAAAAGCATGGGCGTAGAGGTTTAA
- a CDS encoding F0F1 ATP synthase subunit epsilon yields MKTVLVNIVTPDGPVYDSEVSMVIAKTTSGEIGVLAGHIPMVAPLAIGAVKLKKEDGSTELVALSGGFIEVRPEKISILAPSAEIAESIDVKRAKEAVKRAEGRLQGKQDNIDFKRADLALKRALNRINVHEGNI; encoded by the coding sequence ATGAAGACAGTTCTAGTCAATATTGTCACTCCCGACGGCCCAGTATACGATTCTGAAGTATCAATGGTTATCGCAAAGACAACTTCAGGTGAAATCGGTGTTCTTGCAGGCCATATTCCTATGGTTGCTCCACTTGCAATTGGTGCAGTGAAGCTTAAAAAAGAAGACGGTTCAACTGAACTTGTTGCCTTAAGCGGTGGTTTCATTGAAGTTCGCCCTGAAAAAATCTCAATTTTAGCGCCATCTGCTGAAATTGCTGAAAGCATCGATGTTAAACGTGCTAAAGAAGCCGTTAAACGTGCTGAAGGTCGTCTTCAAGGTAAACAAGATAACATTGATTTCAAACGTGCTGACCTAGCATTAAAACGTGCGTTGAATCGTATCAACGTTCATGAGGGTAATATCTAA
- a CDS encoding DUF1146 family protein — protein MEIYGAIGQEALIGILSHIFFIAITFYALQAFMLEKIFKQNKVFQIQLIYILLSITIGSAVSNFFLQISSWSGKLPYLF, from the coding sequence ATGGAAATATATGGGGCGATAGGACAAGAAGCTTTAATAGGGATTTTATCGCATATATTTTTTATCGCAATTACTTTTTACGCGCTACAAGCTTTTATGCTAGAAAAAATCTTTAAGCAGAATAAGGTTTTTCAAATCCAGTTAATTTATATTTTATTAAGTATAACGATAGGATCAGCCGTTTCAAATTTCTTTCTTCAAATTTCAAGCTGGTCAGGGAAGCTTCCGTATTTATTTTAG